From a region of the Osmia lignaria lignaria isolate PbOS001 chromosome 1, iyOsmLign1, whole genome shotgun sequence genome:
- the sif gene encoding guanine nucleotide exchange factor still life isoform X3, which yields MGNKLSCSCAPLIKKAYRYEDSPWQAGAKGVMGGSGGRRGDTGHLLRCGSLRERKRLWAEVFHVSASGAGTVKWQQVSEDLVPVNITCIQDSPECIFHITAYNSQVDKILDVRLVQPGTRIGQASECFVYWKDTMTNDTWGLNFTSPIDAKQFRECCSPSFKISRKASSSYSLKLEPPNKQKIKTRRKPLSTPASPSRSREPQCTCMTPEQFARLRNQEARYRSFIGTSTLPRTMARSTEMEMTPAREKITAATSSASLYDNVNNANATPGKTGKVNETTKQQKDKQNETCQTTGKTANVGIETVTVGSQIDSPEEKGVSSMSSISPKKSQKQSQDTSTQQNGSEMLKSEGTQAGGTLQNKSLRKEQLHHTKSADYTDLEMQNGNIFNIVNNNQSAKKSKSKSTDDMRIENAQNGGISLDSNTLKRMLKPMSSIESPVTSPEMTRKRHSHHSYHYHPSNNNQKYMMQETDNENYAHPYRAPPYTNKFQVSRSVHDMGRQNAGGRGRTYLDSERNRCTGDMSPPSDNVIFDNQCYATTPSSSNGNSDMEQPTHCNSRRCNAGQTYQQQGMQSVSTPGSPTSRLLLEYEMHLRNTLAQGMDAESYSLRTFEALLTQSMENLEFAENIPLNVQRTPHVSRRRSVSNKSSTLPLSYRYCNERQNSKDSRDGYYSDRNEIIRERRERDRDRDRDRDRDRDRDRDRDRDRDRDRDRDRERERDIDRDRGYLSDYNSRCASCIGESARAQWFRHSDGWQSGSSTLGSGASSSMNPSYSGHKRESPWDSLPSLRHEGSLNDSGYKSNRTDSLEQRGTFDRQDSVRSDYMSDRDGGRYGIVQQASLESTDSRLCYLTSSEMSDDDRMSLTTAVSDDDDGESVINSPYRGKQTGTAAASFNCTGAVRKAGFLSVKKWLLRKKQQIELARKRGWKGYWVCLKGTTLLFYPCDSQESRAMEAAPKHLIIVDGAIMQPIPEHPKRDYIFCLSTAFGDAYLFQAPCQVELENWVNSIHSACAAAFARHRGKTGTLHLLQEEIFRLEKAIESDHKLKHMADLQQSVVSDVETKQQITNQIVKWEENLERLHCEQFRLRCYMASLQSGELPNPKSLLTHVSRATKQTLNKLGVFTVSSFHAFICARSPSLLNNLLAGRGATKRRPPLLSRSNSGSSRRSLQISSRDDEKTVKVCVPENQLVSVFLRDAMTVEEFLASACNRKNLNPMEHFVRVKKRRDMEDHNYFVPHRTDLIDTYLHTHEIVEVCAKILYQVELQRNTLEQMWGFSVEAELIENSDRQDELCCYVSRVEDKSVAMQNGIIKGDEIMVINGAIVSDLDMMYLESVLQEEFGLCMMMRSSRTEPPDLTGIMRVTDDIIESLVCPPPPSDPPVISEEMISGLIVPAPGWSKESIVQECTSTAHLENGKQTSRTNSFEIENLLKTAEQVTGICRSPGETRKSSPTGSVVSSHSQALTPSRQLSDAEKLKKVILELVETERTYVKNLNNLLENYLEPLKRETFLSNAEINALFGNIQEIITFQRQFLQNLDHAIEMEADFHNFDHPSQFKGVLFSIGSAFLYYVNHFKLYSSFCASHSKAQKVLHPNEGNQALQEFLQARNPRQQHSSTLESYLIKPIQRIVKYPLLLQQLRNLTDERSEEHQHLIEAFKGMEKVAEHINEMQRIHEEYGAIFDHLFRQHQKSCKQPIDLSPGDLLYYGGVDWLNISDFLGKIKKGLELHAMCFVFKSAVVFLCKERLRQKKKLMGVSTKANSSEVEIIRYQVLIPVTEVQVRASSAKDMESHFLWELIHLRSQLQRRSEKVYVLSNSTTEFRNAFLRTIRQIIRESVRNMSIPSTRQNLSQPPMTISPRMSTGHVEKFEKQTTSQGQNNGGGNGAGTGTGSLSKKTVKPQLLPTSHNVKRKYSQSKQTMEPESSEDKDVEESNTVNQQQTVFRSRSKTISDTSGEVKVEMDSGTKSEGEEDSQAFLAGSTGSQARLIQSSHQPENYQPITVKELGSPIWKPRELPSLGESTTLPRKGKSASEFGDITSSHSASRKSLIEINNCAQQSNCNNHV from the exons ATGGGCAATAAGTTATCTTGCAGTTGTGCTCCTCTTATCAAAAAAGCGTATCGTTACGAAGATTCTCCATGGCAAGCTGGGGCTAAGGGCGTAATGGGCGGCAGCGGAGGTCGCAGGGGTGACACTGGCCACTTGCTCAGGTGCGGAAGCTTAAGAGAAAGGAAGAG GCTGTGGGCGGAAGTGTTCCATGTGAGTGCGAGCGGTGCAGGAACCGTCAAGTGGCAgcaggtctctgaagatttagTTCCTGTAAATATCACCTGCATCCAAGATTCGCCGGAATGCATTTTCCATATTACCGCGTACAACAGTCAGGTGGACAAAATTTTAGACGTGCGATTGGTTCAACCAG GAACACGTATCGGCCAAGCATCCGAGTGTTTTGTTTACTGGAAAGACACAATGACTAACGATACCTGGGGGTTGAATTTCACTTCTCCGATAGATGCCAAACAATTCAGAGAGTGTTGC TCACCGTCGTTCAAGATTTCAAGGAAAGCGTCCTCTTCTTACTCGTTGAAGCTCGAACCACCAAACAAACAGAAGATTAAAACACGGAGGAAGCCTCTATCGACGCCAGCTTCACCGAGCAGATCCAGGGAGCCTCAGTGTACTTGTATGACCCCGGAACAATTTGCCAGACTGAGAAATCAAGAAGCTCGATACCGAAGTTTCATCG GTACTTCGACTCTTCCAAGAACTATGGCGCGATCCACAGAGATGGAGATGACCCCGGCTCGCGAGAAGATCACCGCGGCAACGTCGAGCGCCTCTCTTTACGACAATGTGAATAATGCAAATGCGACACCAGGGAAAACGGGAAAGGTTAACGAAACGACGAAACAACAAAAAGACAAGCAAAACGAAACGTGTCAGACTACGGGAAAAACGGCAAATGTTGGCATCGAAACGGTCACCGTTGGATCACAG ATCGATAGTCCGGAGGAGAAAGGCGTGTCGTCGATGTCGTCGATCTCGCCGAAAAAGTCTCAGAAACAAAGCCAAGATACGTCGACTCAACAAAATGGTAGCGAAATGTTGAAATCAGAAGGTACCCAAGCCGGTGGTACGTTACAAAACAAGTCGTTACGGAAGGAGCAATTACATCATACGAAATCAGCCGATTATACAGATCTGGAGATGCAAAATGGTAACATTTTCAATATAGTGAACAATAATCAGAGTGCAAAGAAATCGAAAAGCAAAAGCACGGACGACATGAGGATCGAGAACGCGCAAAACGGTGGAATCAGTTTAGATTCAAACACTTTAAAAAGAATGCTGAAACCTATGTCGAGCATCGAGAGTCCCGTTACATCGCCCGAGATGACCAGAAAGAGGCATAGTCACCACAGTTATCATTATCATCCGAGCAATAACAATCAGAAGTACATGATGCAAGAGACTGATAACGAAAACTACGCGCATCCGTATCGAGCTCCGCCGTATACCAACAAATTCCAGGTTTCTAGGAGCGTGCACGACATGGGACGTCAAAATgctg GCGGCAGGGGCAGGACCTATTTAGATTCGGAACGTAATCGGTGCACGGGTGACATGTCGCCGCCGTCGGATAATGTGATTTTCGATAATCAGTGTTACGCCACTACGCCAAGTTCGTCGAATGGTAATTCGGACATGGAACAACCGACTCACTGCAATTCGCGTCGTTGTAACGCTGGCCAGACATATCAACAACAAGGCATGCAATCGGTTTCAACGCCTGGCAGTCCTACCAGTAGACTTCTTCTTGAATACGAGATGCACCTAAGAAACACGTTGGCTCAGGGTATGGACGCCGAGAGTTACAGTTTGCGTACCTTTGAAGCATTACTCACGCAAAGTATGGAAAATCTGG AATTCGCAGAGAATATACCGTTAAACGTTCAACGCACACCTCATGTTTCGCGAAGGC GCTCTGTTTCCAATAAATCGTCCACTTTACCGTTGTCCTATCGCTATTGCAACGAAAGGCAAAACAGTAAAGACAGTAGAGATGGTTATTACAGCGATCGGAACGAAATAATACGAGAAAGAAGGGAGAGAGATAGAGACAGGGACAGGGATAGGGATAGGGATAGAGACAGAGACAGAGACAGAGACAGAGACAGAGACCGGGACAGAGatagagacagagaaagagaaagagacatCGATCGAGATCGTGGATATCTCAGTGATTATAATTCCAG ATGCGCAAGCTGTATCGGAGAATCGGCACGCGCCCAGTGGTTTCGACATTCCGATGGATGGCAGTCGGGTAGTTCGACTCTCGGTTCTGGTGCTTCCAGTTCAATGAATCCCAGTTACTCTGGACATAAACGTGAATCTCCGTGGGATTCTTTGCCATCGTTGAGACACGAAGGCAGCCTAAACGATAGCGGATACAAATCCAACCGAACCGATTCTCTGGAACAAAG GGGCACTTTCGATAGACAAGACAGCGTGAGATCGGATTACATGTCCGATAGAGATGGTGGTAGATACGGAATCGTTCAACAAGCTTCTCTGGAGAGTACAGACTCGAGACTATGCTACTTGACGTCTTCGGAG ATGTCGGACGACGACAGAATGTCGCTAACTACCGCTGTCAGTGACGATGACGATGGTGAGAGTGTGATAAACTCACCCTACCGGGGAAAGCAGACTGGCACGGCTGCAGCTTCGTTTAATTGCACAGGGGCAGTTCGAAAGGCTGG ATTTCTGAGCGTGAAGAAATGGCTACTGAGGAAGAAGCAGCAGATCGAATTAGCCAGGAAAAGAGGCTGGAAAGGTTATTGGGTTTGTTTAAAGGGGACTACGCTTCTCTTCTATCCGTGCGACTCGCAAGAAAGCAGAGCCATGGAAGCGGCGCCAAAGCATTTGATTATAGTGGACGGCGCGATAATGCAACCGATCCCGGAACATCCGAAAAGAGATTACATATTTTGCTTGAGTACAGCGTTCGGCGATGCATACTTGTTTCAA GCACCGTGTCAGGTGGAACTGGAAAATTGGGTGAATAGCATACACTCGGCGTGCGCTGCTGCGTTCGCGCGTCACCGTGGTAAAACTGGAACTCTTCATTTGCTGCAAGAAGAGATATTTCGGCTGGAAAAGGCAATCGAATCG GATCACAAGCTAAAGCACATGGCGGATCTTCAGCAGTCCGTTGTGTCCGACGTGGAGACGAAGCAACAAATTACCAATCAGATTGTGAAATGGGAAGAAAATTTAGAGCGATTACACTGCGAGCAATTTCGACTGAGATGCTACATGGCTAGTCTTCAAAGCGGCGAATTACCTAATCCGAAA AGTTTATTAACGCACGTATCTCGTGCCACCAAGCAAACGCTGAACAAACTAGGAGTCTTTACGGTTTCCTCCTTCCACGCTTTCATATGCGCTCGCAGTCCCTCGTTACTGAATAATTTACTGGCCGGACGTGGAGCTACCAAAAGAAGACCCCCGTTGCTATCGAGATCGAATAGTGGATCCAGCAGAAGATCCCTTCAAATTTCCTCCAGAGACGATGAGAAGACTGTAAAAGTATGCGTACCGGAAAATCAG TTGGTCTCTGTATTTTTGCGGGACGCTATGACGGTTGAGGAATTCCTTGCAAGCGCTTGCAATCGAAAAAATCTCAACCCGATGGAACATTTTGTTCGCGTGAAAAAACGACGAGACATGGAAGATCACAACTATTTCGTACCTCATAGAACCGACTTGATTGACACCTAC TTGCATACGCACGAAATCGTTGAAGTTTGCGCAAAAATCTTGTACCAAGTAGAATTACAAAGGAACACCCTCGAGCAAATGTGGGGCTTTTCCGTTGAAGCAGAACTTATCGAAAATTCTGATCGGCAAGATGAATTATGTTGTTACGTTAGCAGAGTCGAAGATAAAAGTGTCGCGATGCAAAACG GAATTATTAAAGGCGATGAAATCATGGTGATCAACGGTGCTATAGTGAGCGATTTAGACATGATGTATTTGGAAAGCGTGCTGCAAGAAGAGTTTGGTCTTTGCATGATGATGCGATCGTCTCGAACCGAACCACCGGATCTCACCGGCATAATGAGGGTTACCGATGACATAATCGAAAGCTTGGTTTGTCCACCTCCACCTTCCGATCCACCCGTTATAAGCGAGGAAATGATTTCCGGTTTAATCGTTCCGGCTCCTGGATGGA GTAAGGAAAGCATCGTGCAAGAGTGTACGTCGACGGCTCATTTGGAAAATGGTAAACAAACGTCTCGCACAAATtcgtttgaaattgaaaatttattgaaaaccgCGGAACAAGTGACAGGGATCTGTCGATCGCCCGGTGAGACTAGAAAATCTAGTCCTACGGGAAGCGTTGTTAGTTCCCATTCCCAAGCGTTAACGCCAAGTCGCCAATTAAGCGATGCTGAAAAACTGAAGAAAGTGATTTTAGAATTGGTCGAGACCGAACGCACTTACGTAAAG AATTTAAACAACTTACTGGAGAATTATCTAGAGCCGCTTAAACGAGAAACTTTTCTATCGAACGCTGAGATAAACGCACTATTTGGAAATATTCAAGAGATCATTACGTTTCAACGACAATTTCTGCAAAATCTCGATCACGCGATCGAAATGGAAGCTGATTTTCATAACTTTGACCATCCGAGTCAATTTAAG GGTGTCCTGTTTTCCATTGGAAGTGCCTTTTTGTACTACGTAAATCACTTCAAGTTGTACAGCTCGTTTTGCGCGAGTCACTCTAAAGCGCAAAAAGTTTTACATCCAA ACGAAGGAAATCAAGCTTTACAAGAGTTCCTGCAAGCTAGAAATCCAAGGCAACAACACTCGTCGACGTTGGAGTCGTACTTGATAAAACCTATTCAAAGGATAGTCAAGTATCCTTTGCTTTTGCAACAGCTACGAAATCTGACCGACGAGCGAAGCGAGGAACATCAACACTTGATCG AGGCTTTCAAGGGTATGGAAAAAGTGGCAGAACACATAAACGAGATGCAAAGAATTCACGAGGAATACGGAGCTATTTTCGATCACTTATTCAGACAACATCAAAAATCTTGTAAACAG CCGATCGATTTAAGTCCAGGAGATTTGTTATATTACGGAGGCGTCGACTGGCTGAATATTTCCGATTTTCTCGGTAAAATCAAGAAAGGCTTGGAATTGCACGCAATGTGTTTTGTTTTCAAATCGGCGGTAGTGTTTCTGTGCAAGGAGAGACTAAGGCAAAAGAAGAAGCTTATG GGAGTTTCGACCAAAGCAAATTCCAGCGAAGTCGAAATAATTCGCTACCAAGTGCTGATTCCCGTGACAGAAGTACAAGTTAGAGCTAGTTCAGCCAAAGATATGGAATCACATTTTTTGTGGGAGTTGATTCATTTACGAAGTCAATTACAAAGGAGATCAGAGAAAGTGTACGTGCTTTCCAACAG CACTACAGAATTTCGAAACGCATTTTTGAGAACGATTCGTCAAATTATTCGAGAATCGGTACGAAACATGAGCATACCATCGACCAGACAGAATTTAAGCCAACCACCAATGACTATTTCACCGCGAATGTCAACCGGCCACGTggagaaatttgaaaaacagACAACGAGTCAAGGACAGAATAATGGTGGTGGGAACGGTGCTGGCACGGGTACCGGAAGTTTATCGAAGAAAACGGTAAAACCGCAATTACTACCGACTTCGCATAACGTGAAACGAAAATATAGTCAATCGAAACAGACGATGGAGCCGGAAAGTTCCGAAGATAAGGATGTGGAGGAATCGAACACGGTGAATCAGCAGCAAACCGTGTTTCGTTCCAGGAGCAAAACCATAAGCGACACATCCG GAGAAGTAAAAGTTGAAATGGATTCAGGAACAAAGTCCGAAGGCGAAGAAGACTCGCAAGCTTTTTTAG CAGGAAGTACCGGTAGTCAAGCCAGATTGATCCAATCTTCCCATCAACCGGAAAATTATCAACCAATTACCGTGAAAGAACTTG GTTCGCCAATTTGGAAACCACGGGAACTACCTTCCTTAGGAGAGTCAACAACATTGCCGCGTAAGGGTAAGTCGGCCAGCGAGTTTGGAGACATAACGTCGTCCCATAGCGCCTCCCGAAAGTCTCTGATAGAAATCAATAATTGTGCTCAACAATCTAACTGTAATAACCATGTTTAA